In Cytobacillus oceanisediminis, the following proteins share a genomic window:
- a CDS encoding serine hydrolase domain-containing protein, whose translation MPFLPSNLLKIILLLFLLTSISITSLEYPASAKEDIEAKIEKGIKDYLEEYQVPGASVAIVHNNELFFSKSWGVTEESEEEVTEQTPFTIGSISKSLTGMAIMKLADNRTIRLEASIQEYLPWFTLKNGRAAEITVEQLLAQTSGLSTYDGLALSDKELTGSNAIKNQVKKLSEVELTAAPGEKHQYSNANFLVLGALIEELTGMSYAEYMQKQIFEPLGMKNAAANKEGAYKNGYLSGYQSWLGMPVKSSVAYDNAGAPYGYITASSADMVQFVKLLSGKGPDHFISDKTLDLFMTPQVQTGEDRYYGLGIRISHPDTPKETIWHSGSTPDSHAEVFYIPETGWGGVILTNKNHILEEDGLYYLKNHIISLLNGDEPEQVPNLSLTIQYIVLGCVLLLVILSIYLWKRLRTQKFLKKGMGLFLGLLFIGLSAALVPLFTFSTSSPWHSISVFAPDIALLTILAVIMLGINGLLLIRLIFKKTR comes from the coding sequence ATGCCATTCTTGCCGTCCAATTTATTAAAAATAATACTGCTTCTTTTCCTGCTCACTTCAATTAGTATTACTTCGCTTGAATATCCGGCTTCAGCTAAGGAAGATATCGAAGCAAAAATTGAAAAGGGCATTAAGGATTACCTGGAAGAATATCAAGTTCCTGGAGCTTCAGTTGCCATCGTCCATAATAATGAGCTGTTTTTTTCAAAATCATGGGGAGTTACTGAAGAATCAGAGGAGGAGGTTACAGAACAAACTCCTTTTACGATTGGCTCCATAAGCAAATCATTAACGGGAATGGCCATTATGAAATTAGCTGATAATAGAACCATCCGCCTGGAAGCCAGCATTCAAGAATATCTTCCCTGGTTTACACTGAAAAATGGGAGAGCTGCCGAAATAACAGTGGAGCAATTGCTCGCGCAGACAAGCGGGTTGAGCACCTACGATGGACTGGCACTATCTGATAAAGAGTTAACAGGCAGTAATGCTATTAAGAATCAAGTCAAGAAATTGTCAGAAGTTGAACTGACTGCTGCGCCTGGTGAGAAGCATCAATACAGCAATGCCAATTTTTTAGTTCTGGGTGCGCTGATTGAAGAACTAACAGGAATGTCATATGCGGAGTATATGCAGAAGCAGATCTTTGAACCTTTAGGGATGAAAAATGCTGCAGCTAATAAGGAGGGAGCTTATAAGAATGGATACCTCAGCGGCTATCAATCCTGGTTGGGAATGCCGGTGAAAAGTTCTGTAGCCTATGATAATGCAGGCGCACCATACGGATACATTACAGCCAGTTCTGCAGATATGGTTCAATTTGTAAAATTATTGAGCGGGAAAGGGCCGGATCATTTTATCAGTGACAAAACTTTGGATTTATTTATGACACCGCAGGTCCAGACAGGAGAAGACCGATATTATGGTTTAGGAATACGCATATCACATCCGGATACTCCCAAAGAAACCATCTGGCATTCTGGTTCTACCCCTGATTCGCATGCAGAAGTCTTTTATATTCCGGAAACCGGCTGGGGCGGCGTGATTCTGACCAATAAGAATCATATTTTAGAGGAAGATGGGCTTTACTATCTGAAAAATCATATTATTAGTCTTTTGAATGGCGATGAGCCTGAACAAGTACCTAATCTTAGTCTGACCATACAATACATTGTGCTGGGATGTGTCCTGCTGCTAGTTATACTTTCAATCTATTTATGGAAAAGATTAAGAACCCAGAAGTTTTTAAAAAAGGGAATGGGACTTTTCTTAGGGCTGCTTTTTATTGGCCTGTCAGCAGCACTAGTCCCTCTTTTCACATTTAGCACATCTTCTCCTTGGCATTCCATCTCTGTCTTTGCACCTGATATTGCCCTTTTAACGATTTTGGCTGTAATTATGCTAGGAATAAATGGGCTGCTGCTGATTAGATTAATTTTTAAAAAAACAAGATAA
- a CDS encoding VanZ family protein: MKKIIKLMIGISFLFYLCALTVLLFFMSRGFWSDMPLMEYMKFSSNFVPFKTINGYVMAISNGSMNLIIPIKNLAGNVAAFLPMGIFLPYYIRRLNRLKSFTITMTVMILSVEIIQLVTRRGSLDIDDFILNIIGALIGIGLWKAMTARKVRKNAVNV, encoded by the coding sequence ATGAAGAAAATAATAAAATTGATGATCGGAATAAGCTTTCTTTTTTACCTATGTGCATTAACGGTACTGCTCTTTTTTATGTCGAGAGGATTTTGGTCAGACATGCCGTTAATGGAATATATGAAGTTTTCCTCAAACTTTGTGCCCTTTAAAACAATTAATGGGTATGTGATGGCTATTTCCAATGGAAGCATGAATTTAATCATTCCTATAAAAAACCTTGCCGGCAATGTGGCTGCATTTTTGCCAATGGGAATTTTTCTGCCCTATTATATTAGAAGGCTTAACAGACTTAAGTCATTTACAATTACCATGACGGTCATGATCCTGAGTGTGGAAATTATACAGCTGGTCACAAGAAGAGGCAGTTTAGATATTGATGACTTTATACTAAATATCATTGGAGCGTTAATAGGGATTGGATTATGGAAAGCCATGACAGCCCGGAAAGTAAGAAAAAATGCAGTGAACGTATAA
- a CDS encoding YfmQ family protein encodes MTWAVLVPIILVSLLKIVLTCMPTGTVNWLIRKFETHSRLDEKEVTVTIGDHRLEDKEKLQIINQFNEGIFIKKHYIHPGNEQLFLQPEKCGTPIVIEFLDRDDRLFIFSYKDRIDVVKQRRKKVIAYSLISDSLQNSSLAIKAS; translated from the coding sequence ATGACATGGGCAGTATTGGTACCTATTATTCTCGTTAGTCTGCTGAAAATCGTGCTGACCTGTATGCCGACCGGCACGGTTAATTGGCTGATCCGGAAATTTGAAACTCATTCCAGGCTTGATGAGAAAGAGGTTACAGTCACAATTGGTGATCATAGGCTGGAAGATAAGGAGAAACTTCAGATTATCAATCAGTTCAATGAAGGAATATTTATTAAGAAACATTATATCCATCCTGGGAACGAACAGCTTTTTTTACAGCCGGAGAAGTGTGGAACCCCGATAGTTATCGAGTTTCTGGACAGAGATGACAGGCTGTTCATATTTAGTTATAAGGACCGTATTGATGTGGTCAAACAGCGCAGGAAAAAGGTCATCGCATATAGCCTGATTTCTGATAGCCTTCAAAACAGTTCGCTGGCAATCAAGGCCAGTTAA
- a CDS encoding autorepressor SdpR family transcription factor: MNELFKALSDENRRRILDLLKHGDLTAGEIAQHFEMSKAGVSQHLSVLKNAELVYSVKRGQYVYYSLNSTVFQEVLKWIVQFQTNTKGND; the protein is encoded by the coding sequence ATCAATGAATTATTTAAGGCACTATCTGACGAAAACAGAAGGAGGATTTTGGACCTCTTAAAGCATGGAGATTTAACAGCGGGAGAAATTGCACAGCATTTTGAAATGAGTAAAGCAGGTGTATCTCAGCATTTGTCTGTTCTGAAAAATGCTGAGCTGGTATATTCCGTGAAAAGGGGGCAATATGTTTATTATTCTTTAAATTCAACAGTATTTCAGGAAGTTCTAAAATGGATTGTTCAATTTCAAACAAATACAAAGGGGAATGATTAA
- a CDS encoding GNAT family N-acetyltransferase: MEIYQASMEDREGVSALFNLYRIFYKQAPDLEAAAEYIKERLEKNDSVIYVVKKEGKYLGFTQLYPTFSSISMKRAWILNDLYVDAEARKQGIGEKLIDKAKELAAETGAVNISLSTAPDNFSAQRLYEKIGFKRDEQFYHYELSI, from the coding sequence ATGGAAATCTATCAAGCTTCAATGGAGGATCGAGAAGGAGTTTCCGCTTTATTTAATTTATATCGTATATTTTACAAACAAGCACCCGATTTGGAAGCAGCAGCTGAGTACATAAAAGAACGCTTAGAGAAGAACGATTCTGTTATATATGTGGTGAAGAAGGAAGGAAAGTACCTTGGATTTACTCAGCTTTACCCAACTTTTTCATCTATATCTATGAAAAGAGCCTGGATCCTGAATGACTTGTATGTGGATGCAGAGGCAAGGAAACAGGGAATAGGGGAAAAGCTCATAGACAAAGCGAAAGAGCTCGCTGCTGAAACAGGGGCGGTAAATATCAGCCTCAGTACGGCTCCTGATAATTTCTCTGCACAAAGACTCTATGAAAAAATCGGGTTTAAGCGAGATGAGCAATTTTATCATTATGAATTAAGTATCTAA